The sequence AGAGGTCCTGGCGAGAGAGGTGTTGGTCCTGCAGGAACTACAATGTCTCTTGGAGCTAGAACTCCAGGCTTAGCTGGAGCTGGCTTTTTACTCTCTTCTAAGAATTTGTAAAGCTTAAATGGGTTCATTTCTGTAACAAGGATACCTGCTCCACCCTGGATGTGATCAACAAGCTTTTCAAGGTCTGGACTATTGAGCTCCTGAGCAGCTTTTTTAATTGCAAGCTCGATTAAGGTGTTTCTTGAGACCCTAAGCACGGCTTTGCCCCTAAGGCTTTCTCTCATCTTTGATAAGGGATAAGCTGGAACATCTGCCACGTCTACAAGGGCAACCACTGGGTAGCTCTTGATAAGCTTGGCAAGTTCTTCAACTTCCTTTTTCTTCCACTCAGCAACATGAGCCATTTATATCACCCCTCTATTTTTACAGCTGGGCCCATTGTTGTTTTGACGTATGCTGACTTAACTTGGTTCTCTCCTCTTTCGAGCTTTCCTATTATTGCATTAAGCACTGTTTCAATGTTCTCTGCAAGCTTTTCATCGTCCATGTCCTCTGTGCCAACTGGAGCATGTACTACTGGATTGTTCTTGAGCTGTATCCTTACAGTCTTTTTAAGCCTTTCAACAAATGGTGTAAGATCGGTTACTGTGGGTGGAACTACCACGGGCATCTTGTTTCTTGGACCTAAGTACCTACCAAGGTATCTACCAATCTTTGGCATTAGCGGAGCAGCTGCTATGAAAAAGTCATACTTCTTAGCTATCTTTCTCGCAGCCCTTGGGTTGCTCCCCAATTCCTCCAATTCCTCACCACTAATCACATCAAGCCCGAGCTTTTTAGCCGCCTCGGCAACGGCACCATCAGCGATGACCGCGATTTTTGGCTCCTTCCCGCGACCGTGTGGCAGAACAACCTCAAGCTTAAACCTGTTTTCAGGTTTTTTAAGGTCAATATCCTTGAGGTTTACTGCCACTTCGACGGTCTGTGTGAAGTTACGCGGCTTAGCCCGGGCTTTAGCCTCCTTCACCGCTTCCACGATTTTTTGCCTGTCAAAGGCCATTTTTCTGACCTCCTTCTTTTTTTATTTAAGCCGGAAGGAAAAATCAAAAGTTCGTAAAAGGAGAGATTTTTAAACTTTTCCCTCACTCTGCCTTTGCAAATACTTCATCATAAACTCCTTCGTCTATTTCCTTCTGCACTTCTCTTGGATCTTTACCTTCCACGGTAACTCCCATGCTCAGTGCCGTTCCTATGACTTCTTTGGCAGCAGCTTTTAGATCAGCTGCAAGCATTTGCTGCTTCTTTGCCTTTGCTATCTTGATAACCTGTTCCATTGTTAAATCTCCCACAATGTTTCTTGTTGGCTCGCTTGAGCCTTTCTCAAGGCCAAGCTCCTTCTTTATAAGCTGGCTTACTGGAGGAGTACCAACCTCAATCTCAAATTGTCTCGTCACTGGGTCTACAATGATCTTAACTGGAACCTGCATTCCCGCAAAATCCTTTGTCGCTTCGTTTATCCTATCAACTACTTGCTTAACGTTCAATCCTAGTGGACCAATTGCTGGACCCAATGGAGGACCGGGAGTAGCTTTACCACCTTCAACCAACACTTCAACAATTTGCTTTTTTGCCATTCTCTTCACCCCTCTACTCCTCTGAGCGTTTGCTTATAAGCCTAACGTATTCCCCTCTAACTGTAACGGGGATTGGTACTATAGCTCCGATGAGCTCAACAACAATCTCATCTTTTGCTTCATCAACTCTGACAACCTTAGCCTTTTCTCCCTTAAACGGACCGGCAATAAGCTCGACAATATCTCCAGGTTCAAATCCGCTAACTGCGGGTTTCTCTTCAAGGAAGTGCTCTATCTCGCTAAAGGCTATCTCACCAGGTAGGGTCCCTTTTGCATGCCTGATGCCCCTGATTGCCTCATCCACCGCTGCTTTCTCTGCAGCTTCAACAAAGATGTATCCTCTAACCTTGGAAGGAGCTAAAATTGCCCTAATAGGCAGGTTGTAGGTCTTTGCCTTACTGTAAATGAGCTTGGCAGTGTTCTCTTCCTGTCCAACTGTTACCCTTACTGCAAATATCTTCGACTCCATCTCTATCACCAAGGGAGTTATGCCCCACCTTCTATCAATGCACCAATAATGTGAATAAGCATGCCGATAAGGCCTATTAAAATAATCCCAACGCCCGTTATCTTAGCAGCAAGCTTATACTCCTTCCAACTTGGCTTTTTGGTCACGAGGAAAACTCTCTTCGACTCAGATATGAAGTTTTTAAACTTTTCTGTGTAGCTCTCTGCCATTTTTAACACCCCTCACGACTCTCAGACTTGACTATTCCCCGACTATTTAAAAGTTATGCTTATATCCTCTCAGTTTATTTATAAAGTTAAGGGAGAACAAAAAGCTAGAGGAATTAAAACAAAATTTAAAGCTCGGTTAAGTCGAGCTTAATAACTTTCTTTTCTTCCTCTGGGGAATATGAGATCTCAGATTCTTCAACTACTGCATATGGAGAGCTGACTCCAGTCACAACGACCATTACTCTGATAGCCTTTTCGAGTTCTGGATCAAGCTGTATTCCCCATATCACCTGAGCCTCTGGATCAAGCTTGCTTGTCACGAGTTCAATTATCTGTTGTGCCTCCTCAAGTTTAACATCACTTCCCGCAATGCTTATTAAAG comes from Thermococcus litoralis DSM 5473 and encodes:
- a CDS encoding protein translocase SEC61 complex subunit gamma — encoded protein: MAESYTEKFKNFISESKRVFLVTKKPSWKEYKLAAKITGVGIILIGLIGMLIHIIGALIEGGA
- a CDS encoding 50S ribosomal protein L1, whose product is MAFDRQKIVEAVKEAKARAKPRNFTQTVEVAVNLKDIDLKKPENRFKLEVVLPHGRGKEPKIAVIADGAVAEAAKKLGLDVISGEELEELGSNPRAARKIAKKYDFFIAAAPLMPKIGRYLGRYLGPRNKMPVVVPPTVTDLTPFVERLKKTVRIQLKNNPVVHAPVGTEDMDDEKLAENIETVLNAIIGKLERGENQVKSAYVKTTMGPAVKIEG
- a CDS encoding transcription elongation factor Spt5 is translated as MESKIFAVRVTVGQEENTAKLIYSKAKTYNLPIRAILAPSKVRGYIFVEAAEKAAVDEAIRGIRHAKGTLPGEIAFSEIEHFLEEKPAVSGFEPGDIVELIAGPFKGEKAKVVRVDEAKDEIVVELIGAIVPIPVTVRGEYVRLISKRSEE
- a CDS encoding 50S ribosomal protein L11; this translates as MAKKQIVEVLVEGGKATPGPPLGPAIGPLGLNVKQVVDRINEATKDFAGMQVPVKIIVDPVTRQFEIEVGTPPVSQLIKKELGLEKGSSEPTRNIVGDLTMEQVIKIAKAKKQQMLAADLKAAAKEVIGTALSMGVTVEGKDPREVQKEIDEGVYDEVFAKAE